A DNA window from Vigna angularis cultivar LongXiaoDou No.4 chromosome 1, ASM1680809v1, whole genome shotgun sequence contains the following coding sequences:
- the LOC108347681 gene encoding uncharacterized protein LOC108347681 gives MASKLHQLQSKACQASQFVAKHGSNYYRQLLEQNKQYIQEPPTVEKCNLLSKQLFYTRLASIPGRTESFWKELDYAKNLWKNRKDLKVEDAGIAALFGLECFAWFCAGEIVGRGFTFTGYYV, from the exons ATGGCGTCAAAGTTGCACCAGTTGCAGTCCAAAGCATGTCAAGCATCTCAATTTGTAGCCAAACATGGATCTAACTACTACAGGCAATTGTTGGAACAGAATAAGCAATACATTCAGGAGCCTCCGACTGTAGAAAAATGCAACCTGCTATCGAAACAATTGTTCTACACCCGCCTTGCAAG TATTCCGGGTCGTACAGAGTCATTCTGGAAGGAACTTGATTATGCCAAGAATTTGTGGAAGAACAGGAAGGACCTAAAGGTGGAAGATGCAGGTATTGCTGCTTTGTTTGGCCTGGAATGCTTTGCATGGTTTTGCGCTGGTGAGATTGTTGGAAGGGGATTTACTTTCACCGGTTACTATGTCTGA
- the LOC108347316 gene encoding uncharacterized protein LOC108347316 isoform X1: MQDKSRSFCEKNGKLNSSGTRNQEEDFGNLCCESTSAFQKGRHNWEMEFKHAATAAQAAAESAERASVAAKAAAELSNREKLIRQCSGEWQSSCRGGFRAELSLEYAFHSSKHLSAGYAASTFRRSAFEINVREQNRLVGPHNEHFMNGDDNVVKPYQKVQGEANKESSGSGSDAYLDCDTSDSEDGVSEQNSVILAHPSKTAMIPDKEETSKPLNCDKDIPSKEKYILETGVYPREAETLKELRNATAKHPMGFMGAAPDAGQLIAMLLKVSNAKKTIEVGVFTGYSLLLTALTIPDDGKIIAMDPDRKAYEIGLPFIKRAGVQHKIDFIESPALPVLDKLLEDAENEGSFDFAFIDADKNNYWNYHERVMRLVKIGGIVAYDNALWGGTVALPEKAVSKDKQEWRLLSLAFNEAISKDCRVQIAFVSIGDGVIFCRRIA; this comes from the exons ATGCAAGATAAGTCTAGAAGTTTCTGTGAGAAGAATGGAAAACTAAATTCTTCAG GTACTAGAAATCAGGAAGAGGATTTTGGAAACTTGTGTTGTGAAAGCACGAGTGCTTTTCAAAAGGGTAGACATAACTGGGAGATGGAATTCAAGCATGCTGCAACTGCTGCACAGGCAGCTGCAGAATCTGCAGAACGTGCAAGCGTGGCTGCAAAAGCAGCTGCTGAACTTTCCAACCGTGAAAAGTTAATAAGGCAGTGTTCAGGTGAATGGCAGAGTTCTTGTAGAGGAGGGTTTAGAGCTGAATTATCTCTAGAATATGCTTTTCATTCTTCCAAACATCTTTCTGCTGGTTATGCTGCTAGCACATTCCGAAGAAGCGCTTTTGAGATTAATGTAAGAGAACAAAATAGACTGGTAGGACCACACAATGAACATTTCATGAATGGTGATGATAATGTGGTGAAGCCTTACCAGAAAGTGCAGGGTGAAGCAAACAAGGAATCAAGCGGAAGTGGCTCAGATGCATACTTAGATTGTGATACTAGTGATTCTGAGGATGGAGTTTCTGAACAAAATTCAGTCATTCTTGCGCATCCTTCAAAAACTGCAATGATACCAGATAAGGAAGAGACTTCAAAACCATTAAATTGTGATAAGGATATTCCCTCAAAGGAGAAG TATATATTGGAGACTGGCGTTTATCCACGAGAAGCAGAGACCCTCAAAGAGCTAAGAAATGCAACTGCAAAGCATCCCAT GGGTTTCATGGGTGCTGCACCTGATGCGGGTCAGCTAATAGCCATGCTCTTGAAGGTTTCGAATGCTAAAAAGACAATAGAAGTTGGAGTTTTTACTGGATACTCTCTTCTGCTCACTGCACTCACAATTCCAGATGATGGAaaa ATTATAGCGATGGATCCAGACAGAAAAGCTTATGAGATAGGGCTACCATTCATTAAAAGGGCTGGTGTTCAACACAAGATTGACTTCATAGAGTCTCCAGCTTTACCAGTTCTTGATAAGCTCTTAGAAGAT GCTGAAAATGAGGGGAGTTTTGACTTTGCTTTCATTGATGCTGACAAGAACAATTACTGGAATTACCACGAGAGAGTTATGAGATTGGTGAAGATTGGTGGAATAGTTGCATATGATAACGCACTGTGGGGAGGAACTGTTGCCTTGCCTGAAAAGGCAGTTTCGAAGGATAAACAAGAGTGGAGACTGTTATCGCTTGCTTTCAACGAAGCAATTTCAAAGGATTGTCGTGTTCAAATTGCTTTTGTTTCAATCGGTGATGGAGTCATTTTCTGCAGGCGTATTGCTTGA
- the LOC108347316 gene encoding probable caffeoyl-CoA O-methyltransferase At4g26220 isoform X2: protein MENISEPKVFANTVILQSEGLLKYILETGVYPREAETLKELRNATAKHPMGFMGAAPDAGQLIAMLLKVSNAKKTIEVGVFTGYSLLLTALTIPDDGKIIAMDPDRKAYEIGLPFIKRAGVQHKIDFIESPALPVLDKLLEDAENEGSFDFAFIDADKNNYWNYHERVMRLVKIGGIVAYDNALWGGTVALPEKAVSKDKQEWRLLSLAFNEAISKDCRVQIAFVSIGDGVIFCRRIA from the exons ATGGAGAACATATCTGAGCCAAAAGTGTTCGCAAATACAGTTATATTGCAGAGTGAGGGATTACTAAag TATATATTGGAGACTGGCGTTTATCCACGAGAAGCAGAGACCCTCAAAGAGCTAAGAAATGCAACTGCAAAGCATCCCAT GGGTTTCATGGGTGCTGCACCTGATGCGGGTCAGCTAATAGCCATGCTCTTGAAGGTTTCGAATGCTAAAAAGACAATAGAAGTTGGAGTTTTTACTGGATACTCTCTTCTGCTCACTGCACTCACAATTCCAGATGATGGAaaa ATTATAGCGATGGATCCAGACAGAAAAGCTTATGAGATAGGGCTACCATTCATTAAAAGGGCTGGTGTTCAACACAAGATTGACTTCATAGAGTCTCCAGCTTTACCAGTTCTTGATAAGCTCTTAGAAGAT GCTGAAAATGAGGGGAGTTTTGACTTTGCTTTCATTGATGCTGACAAGAACAATTACTGGAATTACCACGAGAGAGTTATGAGATTGGTGAAGATTGGTGGAATAGTTGCATATGATAACGCACTGTGGGGAGGAACTGTTGCCTTGCCTGAAAAGGCAGTTTCGAAGGATAAACAAGAGTGGAGACTGTTATCGCTTGCTTTCAACGAAGCAATTTCAAAGGATTGTCGTGTTCAAATTGCTTTTGTTTCAATCGGTGATGGAGTCATTTTCTGCAGGCGTATTGCTTGA
- the LOC108347202 gene encoding probable caffeoyl-CoA O-methyltransferase At4g26220, with the protein MSANPTILQSEKLTKYILETSVYPREAETLKELRNATATHPWGFMGADPDAGQLMALLLKLLNAKKTIEVGVFTGYSLLLTALTIPDDGKIIALDPDREAYEIGLPFIKKAGVEHKIDFIQSPALPVLDKLLEDDSNKDSFEFAFVDADKDNYWNYHERLLKLVKIGGLIIYDNTLWGGTVVWPEEDVPIPKRKNRQAVVAFNKAIADDSRVEISAVSIGDGFTICRRAQ; encoded by the exons ATGTCCGCTAATCCAACAATACTGCAGAGTGAGAAGTTGACCAAG TATATACTGGAGACTAGCGTTTACCCTCGAGAAGCCGAGACTCTCAAAGAGCTAAGGAATGCCACCGCAACACACCCTTG GGGATTTATGGGCGCTGATCCTGATGCGGGTCAGCTAATGGCCTTGCTCTTGAAGCTGTTGAATGCTAAAAAGACAATTGAAGTGGGAGTTTTTACAGGATACTCTCTTCTCCTCACTGCACTAACCATTCCAGATGATGGAAAG ATTATAGCCCTGGATCCAGATAGGGAAGCTTATGAGATAGGACTACCATTCATTAAGAAGGCTGGTGTAGAGCACAAGATCGACTTCATTCAGTCTCCAGCTCTACCTGTTCTTGATAAACTATTAGAAGAC GATTCAAATAAGGATAGTTTTGAGTTTGCCTTCGTTGATGCTGATAAAGATAACTACTGGAATTACCACGAGCGGCTTCTTAAACTGGTGAAGATTGGTGGGTTAATAATCTATGATAACACCCTCTGGGGTGGAACTGTTGTCTGGCCTGAAGAGGATGTTCCAATacccaaaagaaaaaacaggCAGGCTGTTGTAGCTTTCAACAAAGCAATTGCAGATGATTCTCGTGTTGAAATTTCTGCTGTTTCAATTGGTGATGGCTTCACTATTTGCAGGCGTGCTCAATGA